The region TTTTCGAGGTCGCCTGAGCGGACAGAACGTCAAATGGCGGCGGAGTTTTTGCAATCTCAGCAGCAGTTGATCGAACAGCAAAGTGACTCGATTGGCGAATCTGAAGCTGCATATTTAGCGATGGTGGACCTTTGTCGAAGCCTGTTCAATTCGAATGGGTTTGTCTACATCGAATAGCTTTTCTAGGCCTCGCGTTTCCGCAATCCGTTCCGCGATCCGACCTTTTTTCGATTGAAATCGTGGCGATTTGGCGATCTGCAGCTTGTTTTGATGCGCAATTCGTGGGGCCAGATGCCTGAAATTGATGGTGGCGTTGCAGGCCAGCTGCGGAGAGGTTGAGTTCGACATGGGAGCCACAAAGGCGGCTATAATGCTGACCCTTCCATCTTCCTACTTCCTCCCTTCCTTTTGGGAACAGCCATGTCTACAACGCGTCGGCAATTTATAAAAACGACCGCAGCAGCTTCCGCGATCGCCACGACCGCACTGTCATCTACAGAATCGGTTCAGGCTCAGGAAGATTCCGGAAAGTTGCGACTTGCATCGATCGGTGTTGGTGGCTCACGTGGACGTTACAACCGCGGCGGCCAGATCGCTCGTGAAGCGGCACGATTCGCGAATATGGTTGCGGTCTGCGACGTCGACAAATTGCATACCGAAGAATTCAACAAGTCTTTCGGTGGCAAGTTGAATGAGTACACCGACTATCGGGAAATGCTGGAAAAGGAAAAGCCACAGGTTGTCACCATCGGCACGCCGGACCACTGGCATGTGCCGATCGCGATCGCTGCCCTGCGAAGTGGCGCCGATGTCTATTGTGAAAAGCCGCTGACGTTGACGATCGACGAAGGCAAACAGATTTGCAAAGTCGTCGAAGAGACCGGGCAAGTTTTTCAGGTGGGAACACAACAGCGAAGCACGAAAGACAAATTCTTGACTGCTATCGCGATGGTCCATTCGGGACGACTGGGTAAGAACGTCAATGCTTATGTCGCGATCGGTGGTGCCCCAGGCGACGGGCCATTTGATTACACAGAGGCTCCCGAAGGTCTCGACTGGAACATGTGGGTTGGGCCGGCACCCGATGCGGATTACTGCGAACAACGGCGTCGCATGTTCCGATGGTATTTCGATTATTCCGGCGGCAAAATGACCGACTGGGGAGCCCACCACATCGATATCGCTCAGTGGGCGCTTGCTCCAGGTGAGACCGGCCCTACGCGAATCAAAGGCACCGGCACGTTTCCGAAGATCGTCCCGAGCGATTTTGACTGGGCGAGTTACTTGGATGGCGAAGCGACGTTGCCAAACGGTTACAACACCGCGACTGAGTTCAGTATCGATCTGAAGTATGACAACGGTTCATTGATCAATGTGAACAACCACTACAAACGCGAAAGCGATAATGTGGACTTCCCCAACGGCATTCTGTTCGAAGGTGACAAAGGTCGGATCTTTGTCAACCGTGGCAAACTAGCTGGGGCTCCGGTGGACGCATTGACTGATGCTGACAAGCAGGAAATCGATGAGTACATCACTGAGCTGTGCAAAGGCAAACGGCCTGGCAATCACATGGGCAACTTCTTCGATTGCATCGAAGATCGAAGCAAACCGATTTCAGATGTGTGGTCACACCATCGCACGATGACCTCCTGTCACCTGTGCAATATCGCTTTGATGACCGGGCGAGAGTTGCAATGGGATCCGAAACAGCAGATGTTCATCGATGATGATGACGCCAACCGATATCTCAGTCGCAAGTCGCGGCAATTCGATACCGTCGCGTAATCTAAACCGCGTCATCCAAACATCGACAGAACGTCAATCGCTAGAAGAGCTTGGGCCGTCCCAAGCTCTTTTTTCAATTTGCAAGTCGTCTGTACTAGTGCGTCTCTGGATCAGAAGGTCGCAAAAGGTTGATGCAGTCTTTTCGAAATCGAAGGTATCCGACTGTGACTGTAACTGCACAAAACGCAGCGATCGAGATTTCGTGTGCGCCGGCATTGATCAGCCGGGCCGTGTCCAACAGTTGGTCGCCGGCAAACCATGCAAGCGTCAAATAGGTGCCGTTGGCAAGGATACAGAAATCGGCGATCAACCACGCGTACCGATTGCGAATCAGACTGGCCAAAACCACTGGCCCGATGACGCCGAAGATCGGTCCCATCCAAAGGGTGATTAGTGGAACCGGATCTGGTTGGTGTAAAGAGTACGGTAGTCGCCAAGGGACGATGTCGTAGCGAACCAATGACGCGCCGGAGAGCCAACCGCCCAGGATGTGTCCAAGCTCGTGCGTGACGACCATGATCGACCAAGCGATTGGCAGAACGATCGCCAGTTCTATGACTCGTCGTCGGCGTGTCCGCATGACATCAAATGTTCAAAGCATTTCGGGCATTGTTCGATGTCGCATTCGGGAACATGAAGTTGCCCCTTTAGGACTCCGCAATCGCCACAATGTTCCATTGTTTCGATGGGCATGTCACGTTCACTGCCAAAGCGAATTCGTTTAAAGACCTCGCCCTCAAGTTCGATCGTTTCGATCGACTGCGCCGCTTCGATTTCGGCAGGCCACTCTTCGTCCATGATGACACCGTTGTAGATCACCTCGCCTTCACCAGGTTCGTGATCATGGTCATCGAAATTGACCGTTTCCCAATCAAATAATGGAGCCAAATCTTCACCATTCAAGAATGCCGCAAAAGCTTGGCAAACGTCCTCGATGGTGGTTGAGTCTGGATCGATTCCGTAGTGTTCGTCTTCGGAACCGTTGCGATATTCCAAGCACCACGCGGATTCATCATCGCGTCTGGTTTGTACATAGACCTCTTCTTTACTTTCGAGGATCGCGTACTCTTCGATACCGAGGTTTTGAAGTGCTTCAAGCACCACTTCTTGACTCGGTGAGCTAATCAACTTGGAATCGTTGACGTTTAGATTCATTTTTGACTCTTGTGAAGAAAAGATAGCCGCCGCGGCTGCAACAGACAGGCCAAGCGGGAGATTTTCGTACACACAAGTCTATTTTGCAATCGACCAATCAGAGGGATTGGATGTATTCGATCAGAGCTTCAATCTGTCGCGGGGCAATTAGGTTTTCAAATCCTTCAGGCATGATGGAAATACCAGAGTTCTTCATCGATTCGATGTTTCCGCGACGAACTTGCAACCTGGTTCCGTCCGCTTGGGCAAGGTTAAGAACGTCTGCGAGTTCGGATTCGATCACACCGGTCAAGACACGTCCGTCCTGCGTCTCTATTAGATAGGATTGGTACTTGGGATCCAGCGCGCGATTCGGATCGAAAATCGCGGGCACAATTGATT is a window of Stieleria sp. JC731 DNA encoding:
- a CDS encoding Gfo/Idh/MocA family protein, giving the protein MSTTRRQFIKTTAAASAIATTALSSTESVQAQEDSGKLRLASIGVGGSRGRYNRGGQIAREAARFANMVAVCDVDKLHTEEFNKSFGGKLNEYTDYREMLEKEKPQVVTIGTPDHWHVPIAIAALRSGADVYCEKPLTLTIDEGKQICKVVEETGQVFQVGTQQRSTKDKFLTAIAMVHSGRLGKNVNAYVAIGGAPGDGPFDYTEAPEGLDWNMWVGPAPDADYCEQRRRMFRWYFDYSGGKMTDWGAHHIDIAQWALAPGETGPTRIKGTGTFPKIVPSDFDWASYLDGEATLPNGYNTATEFSIDLKYDNGSLINVNNHYKRESDNVDFPNGILFEGDKGRIFVNRGKLAGAPVDALTDADKQEIDEYITELCKGKRPGNHMGNFFDCIEDRSKPISDVWSHHRTMTSCHLCNIALMTGRELQWDPKQQMFIDDDDANRYLSRKSRQFDTVA